A DNA window from Massilia putida contains the following coding sequences:
- a CDS encoding GNAT family N-acetyltransferase translates to MNGIVIRDYEEADRAAVNAVALAAFAQYAGDFDDWPTFSAGIGRMADLAADGDLLVAEHEGRVAGAVVHVGPGRPRSAIFPADWSVIRMLVVAPEARGGGIGRALVAATLARARRAEAPAIGLHTSPIMASALRMYEAIGFVREHDLPAIRGVPYARYMLPAAGIPAALHNCTLHACRKL, encoded by the coding sequence ATGAACGGCATCGTCATCCGCGATTACGAGGAAGCCGACCGCGCCGCCGTCAACGCCGTCGCGCTGGCGGCGTTCGCGCAGTATGCGGGCGACTTCGACGACTGGCCCACGTTCAGCGCGGGCATTGGTCGCATGGCCGACCTGGCCGCGGACGGCGACCTGCTGGTGGCCGAGCATGAAGGTCGCGTCGCCGGGGCCGTCGTGCACGTGGGGCCCGGGCGCCCGCGCAGTGCGATCTTCCCCGCGGACTGGTCGGTGATCCGCATGCTGGTCGTGGCGCCGGAGGCTCGCGGCGGCGGCATCGGGCGCGCGCTCGTCGCGGCCACGCTGGCACGGGCGCGGCGCGCGGAGGCGCCCGCGATCGGCCTGCATACGAGCCCGATCATGGCGTCCGCGCTGCGCATGTACGAGGCCATCGGCTTCGTGCGCGAGCACGACCTGCCTGCGATCCGCGGCGTGCCGTATGCGCGCTACATGCTGCCCGCCGCGGGCATCCCAGCGGCATTGCATAACTGTACTCTTCACGCTTGCCGAAAACTGTAG
- a CDS encoding methyl-accepting chemotaxis protein — MTTSRFKVATLLGAGFGIACAFIAATILLGLGEQATLNRITAGIADERWPSAELATDVHVRVTDIAVALRNALLSGDAAVRRAQTDEIAQQRRAIDADLAQLQRHGGAGLERIRAALDAYTVGQDQLLALVRAGRQAEAVAYLNSDVKPMLQACRTALAERTGHEADLMNAARADAARAYASTRTNMLVLGALALAGAGAAAVLVIRRLRRDLGGEPDAAARTAARIADGDLTGAIALRPGDVGSMLAEMEHMRIRLGRLVGQVRRDGDQIAAASAQIAAGNQDLSARTERQAAGLEETAAAMEQLHATVERNRDHAGLADDLARQAVQAAQRGGAAVGVINERMDGIVAAARRMADIIGLIDGIAFQTNILALNAAVEAARAGDAGRGFAVVAAEVRQLAQRSAAAAGQIGELISSAAAQAHAGAVLVRETGAAMDDIVAGAARVEEIMRQIRTSSAEQHAGIAACSRAVVAMEQDTQQNAALVEQVAAAAAALREQADRLARAVSRFRVDDGAVRTAAPARLPRLVAEVDA, encoded by the coding sequence ATGACTACCTCGCGTTTCAAGGTCGCGACGCTGCTTGGCGCGGGCTTCGGCATCGCCTGCGCGTTCATCGCCGCCACCATCCTGCTCGGCCTGGGCGAACAGGCCACGCTCAATCGCATCACGGCCGGCATCGCCGACGAACGCTGGCCGTCCGCCGAACTGGCGACCGATGTGCACGTGCGCGTCACCGACATCGCGGTCGCGCTGCGCAATGCCCTGCTGAGCGGCGATGCCGCAGTGCGGCGCGCCCAGACCGACGAGATCGCGCAGCAGCGCCGCGCGATCGATGCCGACCTGGCGCAGCTGCAGCGGCATGGGGGCGCCGGGCTGGAGCGCATCCGCGCGGCCCTCGACGCCTACACGGTCGGGCAGGACCAGCTGCTGGCGCTCGTGCGCGCGGGACGCCAGGCCGAGGCCGTCGCGTACCTGAACAGCGACGTCAAGCCGATGCTGCAGGCCTGCCGCACGGCGCTGGCCGAGCGTACCGGCCACGAAGCGGACCTGATGAACGCGGCCCGCGCCGACGCCGCGCGCGCCTATGCCTCGACGCGCACGAATATGCTGGTCCTGGGCGCGCTGGCGCTGGCCGGCGCCGGCGCCGCGGCCGTGCTGGTGATCCGGCGCCTGCGCCGTGACCTCGGCGGCGAGCCCGACGCGGCCGCGCGGACGGCGGCGCGCATCGCCGATGGCGACCTGACCGGCGCCATTGCACTGCGTCCGGGCGACGTCGGCAGCATGCTGGCCGAGATGGAGCATATGCGCATCCGGCTCGGCCGCCTCGTCGGCCAGGTCCGGCGCGACGGCGACCAGATCGCGGCCGCCTCCGCGCAGATCGCGGCCGGCAACCAGGACCTGTCGGCGCGCACGGAGCGGCAGGCGGCGGGCCTGGAGGAGACGGCCGCCGCCATGGAGCAGCTGCACGCGACGGTCGAACGCAACCGCGACCACGCCGGCCTGGCCGACGACCTCGCGCGCCAGGCCGTGCAGGCGGCGCAGCGCGGCGGCGCCGCCGTCGGCGTGATCAACGAACGGATGGACGGCATCGTGGCCGCCGCGCGGCGCATGGCGGACATCATCGGCTTGATCGACGGGATCGCGTTCCAGACCAATATCCTGGCCCTCAACGCGGCCGTCGAGGCGGCACGCGCGGGCGACGCGGGGCGCGGCTTCGCCGTCGTCGCGGCTGAGGTGCGCCAGCTGGCGCAACGCTCGGCCGCCGCTGCAGGCCAGATCGGCGAATTGATCTCGTCCGCCGCCGCGCAGGCGCATGCCGGTGCCGTGCTCGTACGCGAGACCGGCGCCGCCATGGACGACATCGTCGCGGGCGCCGCCAGGGTCGAGGAGATCATGCGCCAGATCCGCACGTCGAGCGCCGAACAGCATGCCGGCATCGCCGCCTGCAGCCGGGCCGTCGTCGCGATGGAACAGGACACGCAGCAGAACGCCGCCCTGGTCGAACAAGTGGCCGCGGCGGCAGCCGCGCTGCGCGAACAGGCCGACCGGCTGGCGCGCGCGGTCAGCCGATTCCGCGTCGACGACGGCGCAGTGCGCACCGCCGCGCCGGCCCGCCTGCCGCGCCTTGTCGCGGAGGTGGATGCATGA
- a CDS encoding EAL domain-containing response regulator encodes MSGRENGTVLSKRGGIAHALVVAGHGGAGAHLRTLLHRLDVPVVDAASGARAALDLLATLSAAPDIVLIDAGAADMDIADLLRALTRTGRAPRVLAWGVACARIRDTAMLLAGALGLCAVVASEPPCDAEALCAAFDALACPPACFAPARAPTAVPAIGADEILAGLDTGEFRLHYQPKLALADGSLSGAEALVRWQHPRHGLLAPHAFIGRAEDAGLAEPLTLAVLRAALADIPRLQAGGRHVPVSVNLSPRALADARMAGRIADTVRRARVPPALVAFEITEYTEIADLATALHILLKLRLQGHHLSLDDYGAGHGSILQLSRIPFSELKIDMRLVQGAWMRPHLDPLLRQAVAAARALGIATVAEGIETDADWACMRDAGVDQGQGYLIARPMPAPALAAWRPCRAPR; translated from the coding sequence ATGAGCGGACGCGAGAACGGGACGGTTCTATCGAAGCGCGGCGGCATCGCGCACGCGCTCGTCGTCGCCGGCCACGGCGGCGCCGGTGCCCATCTGCGGACCTTGCTCCACCGGCTGGACGTGCCCGTCGTCGACGCGGCGTCCGGCGCCCGTGCCGCCCTCGACCTGCTCGCGACGCTCTCTGCCGCGCCCGACATCGTGCTGATCGATGCCGGCGCGGCGGACATGGACATCGCCGACCTGTTGCGGGCGCTGACGCGCACCGGACGCGCGCCGCGCGTGCTGGCGTGGGGCGTCGCCTGCGCGCGCATCCGCGACACGGCCATGCTGCTGGCGGGCGCGCTAGGCCTGTGCGCCGTCGTCGCCTCCGAGCCGCCCTGTGACGCGGAGGCGCTGTGCGCCGCGTTCGATGCCCTGGCATGCCCGCCAGCGTGCTTCGCACCGGCGCGCGCGCCCACGGCCGTACCCGCCATTGGCGCCGACGAGATCCTCGCCGGCCTCGATACGGGCGAGTTCCGCCTGCATTACCAACCCAAGCTGGCGCTGGCCGATGGAAGCCTGAGCGGGGCCGAGGCGCTCGTGCGCTGGCAGCACCCGCGCCACGGCCTGCTGGCGCCGCACGCGTTCATCGGCCGGGCCGAAGACGCCGGCCTGGCCGAACCGTTGACGCTCGCCGTCCTGCGGGCGGCGCTGGCCGACATCCCGCGCCTGCAGGCTGGTGGGCGCCATGTGCCGGTGTCCGTCAACCTGTCGCCGCGCGCGCTGGCGGATGCGCGCATGGCCGGGCGCATTGCCGACACGGTGCGCCGCGCCCGCGTGCCGCCCGCGCTGGTCGCGTTCGAAATCACGGAATACACGGAGATCGCCGATCTCGCCACGGCGCTGCACATCCTTCTGAAACTGCGCCTGCAGGGCCATCACTTGTCGCTGGACGACTACGGCGCGGGCCACGGCTCGATCCTGCAGCTGTCGCGCATCCCGTTCAGCGAATTGAAGATCGACATGCGCCTCGTGCAGGGTGCCTGGATGCGGCCCCACCTCGACCCGTTGCTGCGCCAGGCCGTGGCGGCGGCGCGGGCGCTGGGCATCGCGACGGTGGCCGAAGGCATCGAGACGGACGCCGACTGGGCCTGCATGCGCGACGCCGGCGTCGATCAGGGCCAGGGTTACCTGATCGCCCGCCCGATGCCGGCGCCGGCGCTGGCCGCGTGGCGGCCGTGCCGCGCGCCGCGCTAG
- a CDS encoding bestrophin family protein, whose translation MIVRPPANWARMLFVWHGSVLPAILPQLALILVVAVAALLGHGSVFGERVPLDTAPFSLLGISLAIFLAFRNNASYQRYLEARQLWGGVLIAARNLASQVHAYVPAGAIDRAGVTLRLAAFAHLLRHQLRGTDPHADLARLLPPCDATALAARAYRPVALLDGLRRMAQRAVPDRHVLWMLEAQIDKLSEAVGGCERIAGTPIPYPYGVLLHRTIYAYCFLLPFGLVHNIGAATPPIAVLVAYTLFALEAIAQEIGEPFGTAPNALALDAICVTIERSVMELAGRPLPCEAVPGPDFLLR comes from the coding sequence ATGATCGTCCGCCCGCCCGCCAACTGGGCGCGCATGCTGTTCGTCTGGCACGGGTCGGTGCTGCCCGCGATCCTGCCCCAGCTGGCGCTGATCCTCGTCGTCGCCGTGGCCGCGCTGCTGGGGCACGGCAGCGTGTTCGGCGAACGCGTCCCCCTCGACACCGCGCCGTTCTCCCTGCTCGGCATCAGCCTCGCCATCTTCCTCGCGTTCCGCAACAATGCCAGCTACCAGCGCTATCTCGAAGCGCGCCAGCTGTGGGGCGGCGTGCTGATCGCCGCACGCAACCTCGCGTCGCAGGTGCATGCGTACGTCCCGGCCGGCGCGATCGACCGCGCCGGCGTCACGCTGCGCCTCGCCGCGTTCGCCCACCTGCTGCGCCACCAGCTGCGCGGCACCGATCCGCACGCCGACCTCGCGCGCCTGCTGCCGCCCTGTGACGCCACTGCGCTGGCGGCGCGCGCCTATCGCCCCGTCGCGCTGCTCGACGGCTTGCGGCGGATGGCGCAACGCGCGGTGCCGGACCGCCACGTGCTGTGGATGCTCGAGGCCCAGATCGACAAGCTGTCGGAAGCCGTGGGCGGCTGCGAGCGCATCGCCGGCACGCCGATCCCGTATCCGTACGGCGTGCTGCTGCACCGGACCATCTATGCCTACTGCTTCCTGCTGCCGTTCGGCCTCGTGCACAACATCGGCGCGGCGACGCCGCCCATCGCGGTGCTCGTCGCCTACACGCTGTTCGCGCTGGAAGCCATCGCGCAGGAGATCGGCGAGCCGTTCGGCACCGCGCCCAACGCGCTGGCGCTGGATGCCATCTGCGTGACGATCGAACGGTCGGTCATGGAACTGGCGGGCCGTCCGCTGCCTTGCGAGGCGGTACCCGGTCCCGATTTCCTGCTGCGCTAG
- a CDS encoding FdhF/YdeP family oxidoreductase — MADNDNGGRIAPYPNPAGGWGALKYVALNLFRERVGGRSVGTLLAQNQPDGFDCPGCAWPDRVHTSTFEFCENGVKAVAAEATSKRVRPDFFARHTVTELMRQSDYELEQHGRLTDPMVYDRASDKYVPIAWDDAFALIARHLHALDDPDRAAFYTSGRASNEAAFLYQLFVRMVGTNNFPDCSNMCHEATSRGLPGTVGIGKGTVTLDDFDEADAILIFGQNPATNHPRMMGLLRECAHRGAAIVSINPLKERGLERFQDPQSPAEMLTNGSTRISSMFVQPRLGGDLALIKAVAKRVLELDDAAVVMDTPRVLDTAFIAAHTTGFDAFAADLRAEDWTMLLEESGVGYADVERLAQLYANAERVIACWGMGLTQHKQSVAAVQMLSNLMMMRGNIGRPGAGLCPVRGHSNVQGDRTVGIEERPTPAFLDRLGQVFDFAPPRHHGLDVVATIQAMVDGRVDVFIGLGGNFAAATPDTPQTWAGLRRCALTVQVSTKLNRSHLVHGRDALILPTLGRTEIDLQNGVAQGVTVEDSMSMVHISYGINRPASPNLLSEVAIVARMAHATLGSGKVDWLARAANYALIRDDIEKVFDDFYDYNARVARPGGFHLRVASRERAWETASARAQFVVNAIDRDTAVHRARALHGERLLTMMTTRSHDQYNTTVYGLDDRYRGVFGMRRVVFIHRDDLAMLGLKAGDRVDITSVWDDGVERRADGFLLVEYDIPRGCVGAYYPETNPLVPLASVAVGAGTPTSKSIPVLLHPARAQ, encoded by the coding sequence ATGGCCGACAACGACAACGGGGGCCGCATCGCCCCCTACCCCAACCCGGCCGGCGGCTGGGGCGCCCTCAAATACGTGGCATTGAACCTGTTCCGCGAGCGCGTGGGCGGCCGCAGCGTGGGCACGCTGCTGGCGCAGAACCAGCCCGACGGCTTCGACTGCCCGGGCTGCGCGTGGCCGGACCGCGTCCATACGTCGACGTTCGAATTCTGCGAGAACGGCGTCAAGGCCGTGGCGGCGGAAGCGACGAGCAAGCGCGTGCGCCCCGACTTCTTCGCGCGGCACACGGTGACGGAACTCATGCGCCAGAGCGACTACGAGCTGGAACAGCACGGCCGCCTGACCGACCCGATGGTGTACGACCGCGCCAGCGACAAATACGTCCCCATCGCGTGGGACGACGCGTTCGCCCTGATCGCGCGCCACCTGCACGCGCTGGACGATCCGGACCGCGCCGCGTTCTACACGTCGGGCCGCGCCAGCAACGAGGCCGCGTTCCTGTACCAGCTGTTCGTGCGGATGGTCGGCACCAACAACTTCCCCGACTGCTCGAACATGTGCCACGAGGCGACGAGCCGCGGCCTGCCCGGCACGGTCGGCATCGGCAAGGGCACGGTCACGCTGGACGATTTCGACGAGGCCGACGCCATCCTCATCTTCGGCCAGAACCCGGCCACGAACCACCCGCGCATGATGGGCCTGTTGCGCGAATGCGCGCACCGCGGCGCCGCCATCGTCTCGATCAACCCCCTCAAGGAACGCGGCCTGGAACGCTTCCAGGACCCGCAAAGCCCGGCCGAGATGCTGACGAACGGCAGCACGCGCATCAGCTCCATGTTCGTGCAGCCGCGCCTCGGCGGCGACCTCGCGCTCATCAAGGCCGTGGCCAAGCGCGTGCTGGAACTGGACGACGCGGCCGTCGTCATGGATACCCCGCGCGTGCTCGACACGGCGTTCATCGCCGCCCACACGACCGGCTTCGACGCGTTCGCGGCCGACCTGCGCGCCGAGGACTGGACCATGCTGCTGGAGGAATCCGGCGTCGGATACGCGGACGTCGAGCGCCTCGCCCAGCTGTACGCGAACGCGGAACGCGTGATCGCCTGCTGGGGCATGGGCCTCACCCAGCACAAGCAGTCGGTGGCGGCCGTCCAGATGCTGTCGAATCTGATGATGATGCGCGGGAATATCGGCCGCCCCGGCGCCGGCCTGTGCCCCGTGCGCGGCCACTCCAACGTGCAGGGCGACCGCACGGTCGGCATCGAGGAGCGCCCGACGCCGGCCTTCCTCGACCGCCTGGGCCAGGTGTTCGATTTCGCCCCGCCGCGCCACCACGGGCTCGACGTCGTGGCCACGATCCAGGCGATGGTGGACGGCCGGGTCGACGTGTTCATCGGCCTGGGCGGCAACTTCGCCGCCGCCACGCCCGACACGCCGCAGACATGGGCCGGCCTGCGCCGCTGCGCGCTGACGGTGCAGGTGTCGACGAAGCTGAACCGCAGCCACCTCGTGCACGGCCGCGACGCGCTGATCCTGCCGACGCTGGGCCGCACCGAGATCGACCTGCAGAACGGCGTGGCGCAAGGCGTGACGGTGGAAGACTCGATGAGCATGGTGCACATCTCGTACGGCATCAACCGCCCCGCCTCGCCCAACCTGCTGTCCGAGGTCGCCATCGTCGCGCGCATGGCCCACGCCACGCTGGGCAGCGGCAAGGTTGACTGGCTCGCGCGCGCGGCGAACTATGCGCTGATCCGCGACGACATCGAGAAGGTGTTCGACGATTTTTACGACTACAACGCGCGGGTGGCGCGGCCCGGCGGCTTCCACCTGCGCGTGGCGTCGCGCGAGCGCGCGTGGGAGACGGCCAGCGCACGCGCCCAGTTCGTCGTCAACGCGATCGACCGCGATACGGCCGTGCACCGCGCCCGCGCCCTCCACGGCGAGCGCCTGCTGACCATGATGACGACCCGTTCGCACGACCAGTACAACACCACCGTCTACGGCCTGGACGACCGCTACCGCGGCGTGTTCGGCATGCGCCGCGTCGTCTTCATCCACCGCGACGACCTGGCGATGCTCGGCCTGAAGGCGGGAGACCGGGTCGACATCACCAGCGTGTGGGACGACGGCGTGGAGCGCCGCGCGGACGGCTTCCTGCTCGTCGAATACGACATCCCGCGCGGCTGCGTCGGCGCGTATTATCCGGAAACGAATCCGCTCGTGCCGCTGGCCAGCGTGGCCGTCGGCGCGGGCACGCCGACGTCGAAGTCGATTCCCGTCCTGCTGCATCCGGCGCGCGCGCAATGA
- a CDS encoding aminotransferase-like domain-containing protein — protein MKLYESLAAEVEGQVARGVLLEGEKLPSVRQASQHRKLSISTVLRAYSLLESKGVIESRPQSGYFVRARPRLARRPATPAPALILSSEVDVSRLVLSTLRTIRSQGAVPLGSPYPDPAPFPAARISQYANAIARRRHWSVMDDLPPGNPHLIRQIARRHMEHGLAVDPSEIIVTVGATEAINLCLQAVARPGDTVAVESPTFYAMLHAIERMGMRALEVPTDPRDGIDVAALRGILTRQRVAAVMVMPNFQNPLGFCMPDVRKRELVALLADYDIPAIENCVYDELYYGDSHPSPLKTWDTHGLVLHCSSFSKSLTSNYRIGWALAGRYAAQVEKLKFLNTLSTPSLPQLAIADYLQNDGYDRHLRQVRKGYTQRARMMAAAVLRFFPAGTRVSEPQGGYVLWVELAGGVDAMRLYTRALDHGITVGPGHMFSARGSWVNCIRLNYSYPWTAETEEALRTLGRLVAALGA, from the coding sequence ATGAAGCTCTACGAGTCCCTTGCCGCCGAAGTCGAAGGGCAGGTCGCGCGCGGCGTGCTGCTGGAAGGCGAGAAGCTGCCGTCCGTGCGCCAGGCCAGCCAGCACCGCAAGCTGAGCATCAGCACGGTCCTGCGCGCGTATTCTCTGCTGGAGAGCAAGGGCGTCATCGAGAGCCGTCCGCAGTCCGGCTATTTCGTGCGCGCCCGGCCGCGCCTGGCGCGCCGTCCCGCGACGCCGGCGCCCGCGCTGATCCTGTCGTCCGAGGTGGACGTCAGCCGTCTCGTGCTGTCCACCTTGCGCACGATCCGCAGCCAGGGCGCGGTGCCGCTCGGGTCGCCGTATCCCGATCCCGCGCCTTTTCCCGCCGCGCGCATCAGCCAGTACGCCAACGCCATCGCGCGGCGGCGCCACTGGAGCGTGATGGACGACCTGCCGCCGGGGAATCCGCACCTGATCCGCCAGATCGCGCGCCGCCACATGGAACATGGGCTGGCCGTGGATCCGTCCGAGATCATCGTGACGGTCGGCGCCACCGAGGCGATCAACCTGTGCCTGCAGGCGGTGGCGCGGCCGGGCGACACGGTCGCCGTCGAATCGCCGACGTTCTACGCGATGCTGCACGCGATCGAACGCATGGGCATGCGCGCGCTCGAGGTGCCGACCGACCCGCGCGACGGCATCGACGTGGCCGCGCTGCGCGGCATCCTGACCCGCCAGCGCGTGGCGGCCGTGATGGTGATGCCGAACTTCCAGAATCCGCTCGGTTTCTGCATGCCTGACGTGCGCAAGCGCGAGCTCGTGGCGCTGCTGGCGGACTACGATATCCCGGCCATCGAGAACTGCGTGTACGACGAACTGTATTACGGCGACAGTCATCCGAGCCCGCTCAAGACCTGGGACACGCATGGCCTCGTGCTGCACTGTTCGTCGTTTTCGAAAAGCCTCACGTCGAACTATCGCATCGGCTGGGCGCTGGCGGGACGCTATGCCGCGCAGGTGGAAAAGCTGAAATTCCTGAACACCCTCAGCACGCCGTCGCTGCCGCAACTGGCCATCGCCGACTACCTGCAGAACGACGGCTACGACCGCCACCTGCGCCAGGTGCGCAAGGGCTATACGCAGCGGGCGCGCATGATGGCGGCCGCCGTGCTGCGCTTCTTCCCGGCCGGCACCCGCGTCTCCGAGCCGCAGGGCGGTTATGTGCTGTGGGTCGAGCTGGCGGGGGGCGTCGACGCCATGCGGCTGTACACGCGCGCCCTCGACCACGGGATCACGGTCGGCCCCGGCCACATGTTTTCCGCGCGCGGCAGCTGGGTCAACTGCATCCGGCTCAACTACAGCTATCCGTGGACGGCGGAGACGGAGGAGGCGCTGCGGACGCTGGGCCGGCTCGTCGCGGCGCTGGGCGCTTGA
- a CDS encoding GNAT family N-acetyltransferase, with protein MNYRTHIVSSLSEIGQAEWDALVALQQEPNPFLSFAFLHALHESGSATPETGWQPQYIALYDSDEQLAAALPLYVKGHSYGEYVFDWAWANAYQEHGLDYYPKLLSAIPFTPVSGPRLLARDARARAALVDVLVATQKASDVSSTHVLFPPDDQAKQLADAGFLLRSGVQFHWMNAGYATFDDFLATLEQKKRKNIRAERRKVREAGVTLRRVRGPDITDEAWRFFTRCYRNTYAEHFSKPYLNLDFFRRIGKTMPDNLLLVVAERDGHPIAASLVVHDATTLYGRYWGALEHVPCLHFETAYYQPLEFCIEQGIQVFEGGAQGEHKMARGFLPTRTWSAHWLAHPSFADAVERFLEREAGGIDDYIDELNDRNPFRR; from the coding sequence TTGAATTATCGCACGCATATCGTTTCTTCTCTGTCCGAGATCGGGCAGGCCGAGTGGGACGCCCTCGTCGCCCTGCAGCAGGAACCGAACCCGTTCCTGTCCTTCGCGTTCCTGCACGCCCTGCACGAATCCGGCAGCGCGACGCCCGAAACCGGCTGGCAGCCGCAATACATCGCGCTGTACGACTCTGATGAGCAGCTGGCGGCCGCCCTGCCCCTGTACGTGAAAGGCCATTCGTACGGCGAGTACGTGTTCGACTGGGCGTGGGCCAACGCCTACCAGGAGCATGGACTCGACTATTATCCGAAGCTGCTGTCCGCGATCCCGTTCACGCCCGTCAGCGGCCCGCGCCTGCTCGCGCGCGACGCGCGGGCGCGGGCGGCGCTCGTCGACGTGCTGGTCGCCACACAGAAAGCGAGCGATGTGTCGTCCACGCATGTGCTGTTCCCGCCGGACGATCAGGCCAAACAGCTCGCGGACGCCGGCTTCCTGCTGCGCAGCGGCGTGCAGTTCCACTGGATGAACGCGGGCTATGCGACCTTCGACGACTTCCTCGCGACCCTCGAACAAAAGAAGCGCAAGAACATCCGCGCCGAGCGCCGCAAGGTGCGCGAGGCCGGCGTGACGTTGCGGCGCGTGCGCGGGCCGGACATCACCGACGAAGCGTGGCGCTTCTTCACGCGCTGCTACCGCAACACCTATGCCGAGCACTTCTCCAAGCCCTATTTGAACCTGGACTTCTTCCGCCGCATCGGCAAGACGATGCCGGACAACCTGCTGCTCGTGGTCGCGGAACGGGACGGCCACCCGATCGCGGCGTCCCTCGTCGTGCACGACGCGACCACCTTGTACGGCCGCTACTGGGGTGCGCTGGAACACGTGCCCTGCCTGCACTTCGAGACGGCGTACTACCAGCCGCTGGAATTCTGCATCGAGCAAGGCATCCAGGTGTTCGAGGGCGGCGCGCAGGGCGAGCACAAGATGGCACGCGGCTTCCTGCCGACGCGGACCTGGTCGGCGCACTGGCTCGCGCATCCCTCCTTCGCGGATGCCGTAGAACGGTTCCTGGAACGCGAGGCGGGCGGCATCGACGATTACATCGATGAGCTCAATGACCGCAACCCGTTCCGCCGGTAG